Within the Nitrospinota bacterium genome, the region AATATAAGAAATCCTTGTACAGTGTTCGATTTCCTGTAATAAACTAATTTTTAGAGATGCCCTTATTTTAGAAAAAGGGATGGCGCCAGACGGATCAAGCCGACAATACCAGGATTATTTTTTGGGGGAGAAGGTGTGAAGTTAATTCATTTACTTCAATTGGATCGTTGACGGATCGCTTCAACTTTGCTTTCCATCTCATCTTCCAACGCTTTTTTTGCCTCGACGAATTCCCGCATCAGTTCATCAGAAACCGATTCCATCTCTTCAGGAGGCACCCGATCCGACAGATTTTTCAACTTGCCTTGAACCGTGACATCCTTATCCGCAATTTTTGCTTTGTACTCCTTGCGAATTTCGTTGATTTCGTTTTTACTTTTTTCGTCGAGCTGCTTTTTGCCCTTAAGCTCAGGAACCAATTTGTCTGATTTTTCAAGACTGAGTTCCCAGGCACTTTTTAAACCTGACATATCCTTCCTCCACCAAAGTAAGAATATCCTGTGAAAAGATTATAAACCAAAGCACAGGGTAGACACAATCAGAAATATTTGAAAAATAGGCTTATAACTTATTTTCTTTCAACTATTTAGTTTTTACCTTAACTTTATACGTAAATTTAAAAGACAAGATTTCCATCCCCTTTTTGGCAGGAAACCGGTTTCTCTAAGAGGAGATAAACGGCTGGAATCAATTGATTTGATAGTCGCGAAACCGAAAAATAAACGACTGGATGATTCTGTCATTGGTTTTGACAATCTGAGTCATTTTACCCATCATCCATAAATTATCGATGCGGCGATAAACAAACTCGGTGGTCTCGCTATAATCCACGCCATCCACCTGGAATTTGGACTGGCTTTCGGCAGTCAGCCATTTCCCTTCTTTCCGGGTGTATCGAACATCACTTTTGATGGATACAGGTGCAGCATTCCGTTCCATCCAAAAATTTTTGACGTTTTTCTGCTCCAGATCAACCAGCAAATCATATTTACTAACGGCGGCACCTGGGTTCAGCGCGGAAAATGCAAGCAATCGCCTGCCCTTCTTTGCAGTTTTGATCTGGCCTCTATAGTTGGACAATTTCTCCGCAAGAGTCTGGGGAATCACTACTTCCTGATAGTTTTGTAGCATCTGTAATATTTCCCTCTTGCGCTCCAATGACACTTCGACAGAACTATCAGCCAGTGTAAAAACCCCTTTCGACCCTGCGCTTTTTTCCCAAAAGAAAGTCACTGGCGGGATTTTCAGATACCTGCCACTGCCTGAAACCACATCCAACTGTTCCCAGTCAATTTGAACAGAAAGTTTTTTCAGCCCGTGTTGCTGAGGGTAATAATAATGCGCGTCCAGGTCACGGATGATCTGCTCCACGCTCTCAAGCGCATGAGAGGAGGAAAGGAGTAAGGCCGGTAAAAAGAAAATTACCAAAAAGGAAAATCGCTTCAGTTCTCGTTTCATGACAATAAACAAATTGCGGCTCAACTATCAATCCTTCAGGGAAATCAAAGCTTGCATCAAGTCCGGGCTATCCCAAACTCTGGCTCCTGAGGCAAAACCTCTTAATTTACCATGGGGACCAATCAGATAAGTCGTCGGAAGCCCCATTATATAATAATGTTTTCTAACTTTTTGTTCAGGGTCCCACAAAACCGGGAAGGTCAGCTTGTACTCCTCGGCATACTTTTTGACTCGATCGAAATTCTGACGATCAATCGCTATAGCCACCACCTCAACACCTTGGCTGGAGAGCGCCTCATAGAGCCGCTGCATGGACGGCAATTCCTCTTTACACGCCTCACACCAGGTGGCCCAAAAATTAAGCAGGATGGGCTTACCACTAAAGTCTTCCAGATTGACATTATTGCCTTTTGTGTCCTGAAGGGAAAAACCGGGAGCGGATTTTTCCGTTCTTGGTTTGGAAATGCCCATATTTTCAAACGCCTGCTGATGAGCCCAGACAGACGGATGCATGCTACTCAGCAAAAGCGCTGTCGTTATCAGCGTGATTTTAAATCTGGCGGTCATTTTCATTTTGGATCTCCTATCTCGCGTTGCGGTATAGATAACCTTGTATGACTTGCTTTTCCTCAGCAGAAAAAGGAATTCCCTTTTTCTTCATATGCAATTCCATCCGAGGAAGATAATGATCCCATTCCTCTTTGCTATGCCGTGCCGGATGCGGCCAGGAATGACAGGTCGTGCACTTTTTTTTGAACAGCTCGACATCCGCCGTGCCGGCCTCGGGCAATTGAGAGCCCGCGCAGGCCGTTACGGTGATGGCAATCATTATTGAAAACAAGTATTTCATGTGTTAACACCCTTACTTAAAATCCTAGTTCTTTGGGCGGTTTGAACCCCTTATGACGCCGACTATTTTTTGTCGGAAACTCGACATAATAGGTCAATTGCAGCA harbors:
- a CDS encoding cytochrome C; amino-acid sequence: MKYLFSIMIAITVTACAGSQLPEAGTADVELFKKKCTTCHSWPHPARHSKEEWDHYLPRMELHMKKKGIPFSAEEKQVIQGYLYRNAR
- a CDS encoding TlpA disulfide reductase family protein, which translates into the protein MKMTARFKITLITTALLLSSMHPSVWAHQQAFENMGISKPRTEKSAPGFSLQDTKGNNVNLEDFSGKPILLNFWATWCEACKEELPSMQRLYEALSSQGVEVVAIAIDRQNFDRVKKYAEEYKLTFPVLWDPEQKVRKHYYIMGLPTTYLIGPHGKLRGFASGARVWDSPDLMQALISLKD